A segment of the Capsicum annuum cultivar UCD-10X-F1 unplaced genomic scaffold, UCD10Xv1.1 ctg32749, whole genome shotgun sequence genome:
tttttttattttaaaaaattaaaataagtattaaaataattttagtattaattattatttattttgcaaaaaaaaataaaaaaacaaaaaaatcgaccacttttaataattattttgattttttaaaataaaaatgctaccgcttgtggtcgctttttaaaaaaaaaaataaaaaaattaaaatccgacaactagtggtcggttttttccgaTCAcaatttgtggtcggtttttgccTTTCTTTTAGTAGTGTTCAGGCCTTTGTTGTCGATGAACTAGAGCTCTGCGTTATCTCCGACAGACACGTAAGCATAGCCAATGGTCTTGCAAGGCATTATTCACTTGCGAATCATGGTGCTTGTATGCGGCATCTCAGTGAAAATCTTCGAACAAATCACCATTGTTCCGATTCTCTCTATTTGTACTACCATGAGGCCAAGGCATACGCGTTGGAAGAATTTAATGGCTACTTGAATTCCCTTAAAGAAAGATGCCCCAGCGCTGCAGCTTACCTCGAGCATGATGTTGGATTGAAAAAGTGGAGCCGGGCTCACTTTCCAGGTAATCAGTTTAACGTCATGACCTCAAATATCGCCGAGTCGCTTAACTCAATATTGCGCGACGAAAGAGAGTATCCAGTGGCATCCATCTTCAATTCAATTGCACATAGATTTGGAGAAATATTCAAAAAGAGGTATGCGGAGGTGAACAATTCAAAGACAATATTCTTTTTCGTAGACGAGACGATTTTGAGGGAAAACACGACCGAGGGTTATAAATTATATGTGAACAACATAAACGGAAGCACCGACGAATTCACTGTGCTTGGCTACGGTCGTTCTGCCAAAGTTAATCTTTCGAGATGGTTATGTTCTTGCAGAAAGTATGACTTGATAAAATTGCCATGCGCTCATGCAATGGCAGCGTTGCGCTTAAAGCATGGAGACGAATACGACACTAGCATTTACAAATACTCTTTTC
Coding sequences within it:
- the LOC124891252 gene encoding uncharacterized protein LOC124891252 — protein: VQAFVVDELELCVISDRHVSIANGLARHYSLANHGACMRHLSENLRTNHHCSDSLYLYYHEAKAYALEEFNGYLNSLKERCPSAAAYLEHDVGLKKWSRAHFPGNQFNVMTSNIAESLNSILRDEREYPVASIFNSIAHRFGEIFKKRYAEVNNSKTIFFFVDETILRENTTEGYKLYVNNINGSTDEFTVLGYGRSAKVNLSRWLCSCRKYDLIKLPCAHAMAALRLKHGDEYDTSIYKYSFPYIQKNHTSLHTWNLFMQYHWSRSGVWHGSI